GATCAAAAAGTGCTAAACTTACTTCTTTGACTGTTGCAGGCTGAGTATTTCCGTCACTTGTTGAAACCTGTAACgtagtttgtttccaagttccCGTGTCCACGTCAAGCTAGCAacattttttttcttgttttgtttagCATACCCAAAATTAGTGTATTTGCAGACTAAATTCAATTATTATCCCGGTATGTTTTTCTATACTTTTTTGGTACCTGCATTTAAGTTAGCTAGATTCCTTTATCTTTTTAATTACTGTTTCAATCACATCACCAGGTTTGCctttgataaatcctgtgtGCCAGGTTGCTCTTTTGACTGGATGGTTATGGTCAAAGAGTCTCACACTCGTCAGCAGTTCTCTGCTTGGAACTCCCCTGGTTTGGACCACTTGCCCCTTTTACAGCTGGACCAGTGCATACCTCCTTCCTCGTGTACTGCCAATGTTGCTTTGCCAGAATATTCAGTTTCTATTTTACCTGGTTCAAATCCCGGGGATCAAGATGTAGTTGACGCTTTCTTAAAACTGCCACCTCTGAATTGTGACGTACCACATGGTACTGGAAACCTGAATTCCAAAGATTCCCAATGCGCCTCACTCAACAGGCTTGGGGTTGCAGCTAAACCGAGTGTCGCCACTTGCGCTCAAAAAAGGTTTCTGATTTTTGACCAATCTGGGAATAAAACTAGATTGTTTTTTAGTTCCTCCTTTTCTCACCATTGTCAGATTGTTGCCTCCAAGATTCCTGCTTGTGCTAATGGTTCACACGAAAATCCAGCAGCTCAAGTAGATGAGCATTTGTCGGTGAGTCCCACTGAAGAAAAATGGGATGAAAATCAGTTGACTGATGGAGAAGATGAGATGCTTGAAGATTCTGAAGAAATCGATGCTTTGCTTTACTCCGATGGTGAAGAGGAGTACGAAGAggatggtggtggtggtggtgaaaatgatgaagttactaGCACGGGGCATACAACATATATCAGTGAAGATGTGCATAGGAAGCACACATTATTTGAGAAACTCGACGAAGAAGTGGCGAGTTCTGATGATTTGCCTAAAAGGCGAAAATTGTTTGATGGTGGCTTCAACCAACCATCATTGGTGGATACTGGAAGTCCCACGAAACTGGATAGTTCATCTGGATACGAGGACGATGTGGAATCAAGTAATGCCGGTATGAGAAACTGCTCTGATGATATGTACTCCTgcaagagagaaaagaagatTAAACTCCGTGAGGCATTAAAGATATTAGAGAGTATCATCCCTGGGGTGAAGAGTAAGGATCCACTTTTCGTAATCGACAAAGCTATTATTCACTTGAAATTCATGAAACTCGAGGCCGAATCTCTTGGTCTTGGTCACTCCAATCCTAATGGCAAATTTGCTTCTTTTCCTTGACACTCTATTCGTAGAGAGAACTGCAAGAGGAAACTACTACGTGTTTTGGAATAAACTTAATTGAAGTAGCAAGGTGGGACAGGGACTACCTCAGCATTTACCAAGCTTTTCACTCTATTACTGCGCTGGTATGTGGTGTGGGCCAAGGGGAGCCTAATGGGAGGAAATCTGTGCTTTTTAACTCATGAGGTGGTGAAGAAAAATGGGTTATAATACACTCTTGACTTGAAATGATTATATTTGGAACTTTTGAGGGATGAAAGCAAAGTGTGGCATATATGAAAGCATAGTGATGTGGTGCCTTTTTCTTGGATTGTTGAGAAAAATCTCCATGGATCAAGAGCATGCGTGTTTGGTGAGTAGGGGTCCCACTCTCCATTTTCAATTGTTTCCTGCCTTTATACCTTTTTTCATTGAAAATATGGCATCTTTAGTCTTCAATCATGCTATTAGTCCAAGGGGGGGACCCCTCAAGACTCATCATGAATTTGTGGAATAGAGATCCATTATCAAATTTGTTTCCACTTGTTAGGTTTATGTTCTAAAAGTTGGTGTATTTACGAGGGACGTACTTGTATTTGTCCTGTTTCTTGTTGTATTGTTATGTTAGTGTATTTGTATAAATTTGACCATTTTGAGGtgttgtttttattaaatagtatATGTTTGACTTATTtagttttttgaaaaatttagattGTTGGGTTCTTTTACTTCTGTTCTTTTTTGGCTTTTGTGTTTCTAttgatgtttttatttttttcttcttgtggtatttttttttaattgcttTGTTCTTGTGGTGTTTGTTGAACTGGATGTTTccgattttatttatttaatttccctGAATTATATATGTGAATTATGTGCATGCAGTTGATTCCATTAATATGTAGGGTGGTCAACAATCAACATGCAAGTGAAAcctctttctttttcttttttttttttgctttttttactaatctttttaaaatatgttaGGAAAGGAAATGCAtgataaaatcaatttttttaatttaaaaaatattaaatttatcctataatatattaattaatttaaaaatcatgCACTGGTTGTTATTTGTAAAGTCTCTAATTGGGAAGTGGTTCATAATCCAAAAGTAAGATTTCGTGATTGGAAGTCATGAAATCTGAAAACTTTAAATTCTTTAggttattttaataaataaaaaataatcaaaggtgattatttttaaattatgtcTCATCCATCTACGAAATAGATTATGatcaaatcatattaaaaaaattgaagaacCAAAATGGCACTGAAATAAGTGTATATATTCCTTTTAATTAAATCCATTCTTCAACTTGTATTACTAATAAAGCATATACACAATCAATCTTGGCTTGTGGGCTGCGCATCTCGTCTTCTTATCTGTCTCAGACACAATCTCAAGTGCGGTGTCTCTTCATGCTTCATTCCTCTCATTTTCCAACTACTTTCCAAACGCATGCATGTTGTCAAAATTATTTGATGCCCATGTTTTTTGAGAAAACGACTAACATATAAGTTGATCTATTGTTTACAAATTAAAATCATGTTGATGAACTTTAGAACCAAGCTATCAGAACAGTTCAAGCATAATATCACGTTCAATAGATCACCACGGTACTCGTACGTACCGAAGAACCGTGCTTCTAACAATTGCTGATCATCACCTTATGGACATCGAGCTAGCACACCATACATGTAGTAACATATAATGGTTCAAGCGTTATACTCCAATCGTTGTATTATATAAAGAAAGAGTTGCAGAAAATAACTTTTGCTGACAAAACTACTCAAAGCCTGTTGTAGAGTCTAGCTTGTAGCCAATGTTTCCAACCGTGGAAGGAAAAATGGTGCTAGATTTTAGTCCTAACACGTTAAAAGTATATTTGCTCAACTTACTTTTTGCCATATTTTATTTCACCGAAGAAGAAATGTGCAATTATTGGGTGACATGTAATAAAAATCAGTTCCTGCAGGCTACATAAAAGATAACAGGAACAAGGCCGAGGATACATAGCTGTAGTAGACAACATGACAGTGAGTTTGTTAAGTTGTTTGCTTTGTATGTGTGGTGTATTTTTCTGTGAGACATATTCGCCAAAACTACTTCCAATCTTCTCCACTTGCAACACACAATAAAGATTTGGGACGTGATCTATACTACAAAGTCTGGGATGTATACAGTCAACTTTAGGAGAATTTATATCAACAGATATGAATgttaataatatcataaaatgtGAATATATCACAAGAATTCATATAATTTTGCTATaataagaaatttaaatattttagtagcgtttttaaaaaaaattatatatcaaataaatttataatttcaatAAACATAATTTGATAGTATTTGAAACATCTACTAAGAATGTTTAAAATTTAGGCATCAAGGATATAAAGTGAACCCGACCATGATTTTCGAGAATAGTGAAACCAAAATCAGAATTAAAATCTTTTCTTGGTTTCAGtttcaaatatataaatttaaagcataactgttaaataattagtctcatcgtctcacatattatatgaatatttaatttaatatttacaaATGAATCATATTAGCAATTATTAAAAACTTTATATCTCAACAAGTTTATAAATTCAATACATAAAATTTGATAtaatatgatattttgatctataatttcaatttttatatatgtattttttaatt
This Primulina eburnea isolate SZY01 chromosome 2, ASM2296580v1, whole genome shotgun sequence DNA region includes the following protein-coding sequences:
- the LOC140823851 gene encoding transcription factor bHLH143-like isoform X1; this encodes MFFYTFLVPAFKLARFLYLFNYCFNHITRFAFDKSCVPGCSFDWMVMVKESHTRQQFSAWNSPGLDHLPLLQLDQCIPPSSCTANVALPEYSVSILPGSNPGDQDVVDAFLKLPPLNCDVPHGTGNLNSKDSQCASLNRLGVAAKPSVATCAQKRFLIFDQSGNKTRLFFSSSFSHHCQIVASKIPACANGSHENPAAQVDEHLSVSPTEEKWDENQLTDGEDEMLEDSEEIDALLYSDGEEEYEEDGGGGGENDEVTSTGHTTYISEDVHRKHTLFEKLDEEVASSDDLPKRRKLFDGGFNQPSLVDTGSPTKLDSSSGYEDDVESSNAGMRNCSDDMYSCKREKKIKLREALKILESIIPGVKSKDPLFVIDKAIIHLKFMKLEAESLGLGHSNPNGKFASFP
- the LOC140823851 gene encoding transcription factor bHLH143-like isoform X2, producing the protein MVMVKESHTRQQFSAWNSPGLDHLPLLQLDQCIPPSSCTANVALPEYSVSILPGSNPGDQDVVDAFLKLPPLNCDVPHGTGNLNSKDSQCASLNRLGVAAKPSVATCAQKRFLIFDQSGNKTRLFFSSSFSHHCQIVASKIPACANGSHENPAAQVDEHLSVSPTEEKWDENQLTDGEDEMLEDSEEIDALLYSDGEEEYEEDGGGGGENDEVTSTGHTTYISEDVHRKHTLFEKLDEEVASSDDLPKRRKLFDGGFNQPSLVDTGSPTKLDSSSGYEDDVESSNAGMRNCSDDMYSCKREKKIKLREALKILESIIPGVKSKDPLFVIDKAIIHLKFMKLEAESLGLGHSNPNGKFASFP